gaaatgtaatttaagaaacTACGATATTTTATTGCACTATGTTTGCatgcaaataatttacaaataactgTAGTAAAACGAAATGGCATAATGGTTTTTTACATTggtgttattactattattagtttttatattattatgttaatctgtgtaaattttttcaaacgattcgtataaaatatattttaattagaagtacctatatatagatacgcatcgtagataatattgtagaccggtaataatttgaaatacttGACGCTATTTAATGGAGTCGGCTTACTCCACTGAAACACGGTGTATaggttataagtacttaatcttcagattaaatatgtacatactGCTAGTATTATAACTATCAAGCGATGACATTAAACGACACGTGTATTAGACAGCCGATACGTCTTTCTCTGCTTGCATAACTATAACCAAATTATAAGTTATCATCAACAGGATTTCAGGAAATGCATTCACACGACCATTTGAAGGCTTACCGGATTTACGCAGCGGATATCGATACGGTCACTTATACAAATGTATGCTCACGGTGGATAGGTACTGGTTAGCTATGCCACGACGAGGCTTAATTTTGCCAATATAATATTGCCGGCCTAATAGGTGGAAATAAGTGGGtgtaaaacaaaactaataaatgtatttattcatcTTTGTtcgaatgaataaaatattgatatttgaaatgttttggtaggtatacaacttttgaaatatatattttttaacaaaatcagaaaaatacaattagcaataaaataatattatttgtagatactcgtaaatagttttatttgtatatatatttaaattatagcgGAAAACGATTGAGACGTACACCGCCAACCCACCAGAATTAAGAAAATCACGGTTTCCTATGCTGATTAATATGACATATGGAAAAccgcaattttatatttttaggtgcAGGAGGTTGATTGTAGGAAGCTTACAGTGAGTACGTACCTACtcataatctaataaaatattgatttcaacCACTtaatttcactataatatttgaatacaaattaatacataaatacacttattttttcggagtaaaatatttaaataatttagtaaactatataatatattagttattaaatacctTTGATttgacttaatttaaatattttacactaaaaaaataagtgCACACATTGTTTGGTATTCAAATAAAGTGGAATTAAGACGTAGTTACAATGACatggaattaatattttattagactaTAAGTAGAAACGTACTCAACGTAAACGTCTTACAGTCATCCCCTAAAATCATATAACCGTGGTCTTCCTAGCGTCATTACTCATTAATCAGCATAAGAAACTACGATTTTCTTAATTCTGGTGGGTTGTTGGTGTACATCTCAATCGTTTTTCAGTATAGTTTATTAGAAACTATTTAcgagtatttataaataatataatattattattaattgtataacaaaTTTCATTAATCATCATAGAAAACCCTGGTCTCCTTAATTCTGTCGGGTTGATGTACGTCTTAATTGTTTTCTGCTCTAGTCACGTACACACCAAATCATTTCTTCAGTTTCAATGTTTTTGGTTTAATAACTTCGCTTTCCTTTACGACTGCTGTGAACAACTCGTTGTCGGTACTAATCGTTTTCTCGTATTCCGACAACTGGTAATGAAATGCAGGTACCCTCAATGAAGTCTCCGTGATTATCGGTTCACTTATACTGGCCGTAATGGTTTCGTTTGTTATGGCCACATCCGCGGGTATTTTGATATTGCCTTCTTTGATCCAGGGATGTTGCAAAGCGGTCTTGATTTTTGTACGCTTCAGAAAATTTGGCTCCAAGAACGTGGTAGTCAAATCTTTTAGTGTTCTACTTCGACCCAACGACCTtcgaaatgtaaaatttttttccatcTGTGTTGGTAAAAcatcatcaaaattaaaacaaaaaaatcatcgatacaaagtcgatataataataattaaacgcaCTTTTTATTcaacagtaatattatcataatgtgtTCTAATTTAATGgcataaattagaatattctttattatagaTTTAGTCGAAAACCCcggatttaaaataatatatggattCACCACGGATATACTGATTGGTGTGAAAGGGACTTCTGTATGCTATAATATGCTATCCATTTATCCATTTAGGCCTACACataaggaaaaaaatgtatccaatagaaaaatatttgtagtctgtaattataatttataaaccggAACTTCTATACAGATTTCCAAatgaaatgattatattttataggtagctTATGATATCTAAGGAGGTTATGGCCCCTATGCCAAAACTGGATCGTGGGCACAACTAGATTGTTATTtgacatacaaatatttatatcacattTCAATTATGTCAATGATCATTGCAGGGAACCCCGTTAAGCACTTATAAggaaagtttattatttattgtaatatttctgAAATCCCAGAAATTTAACAAGGTTTTAAATTTGGTATGCACTGTTCATATGTGTATGACGTGTTTTGATAATACAATATGCATTCctctacatatttttattgataggtactatattattaaaaccatatGATTTCTGTTTgaatgaaaattgtttatttatattttttaatgagagCAAGTTTAAATATACGCAACATTACACAAGTTTCCGTTAAATCATGTACGGACAATTTAGTTTTAGGTATCAACACTGTATTTGACAGTAAAGTAATGTAAAACCACCATTGTTGCGTCATACTTGTAAAAACCATAGAGAAACAAATGTGTTAACAAATATAGAtcgtaaacaaaataataagcaatGTCGAATGTATGATATGTGTTTataaccttatataatatataacactatgtttttctaaaaatatatgcatCAACCCACgataaaatgtgaataattttgtttttttttcggattCTACAATCATTTATAAGTTGTAAATCACGAGGGGTAGCAGgcgattttttacaataaatctgaaaacttataataacaacttttgagttttttttaaacgatgtatattaatataatatgtgtttatctGCAGGTTTGATCGAAATGGGTTATTTTTGTAGGTTGTAGTTATTGtagttataaacaaaattattcggttatattaatgaaatttggtaattattttataattctgattttaatcgacaatttatatttttacttttttttaactttttttatttgtttatataacttGTAAGTAAATTGAAAGTTCTACAacatattaaatgattatttttctgaggttgaattttaaaacacacaatattacatccatttaaactttaaagtatataCGTTTACTTATAGACAGGgcttgaaactgaaaatattttttctaatttcggtttcgtttttggttttgaTATCAATTTTGGTGTTTTACTGTTTTAACTGGTATTCGAAATTGTTATTGAATATCGGTTTCAAGCTCTGTTATAGATTTTGAGAGTACCTAGGTGGTTAggaatgtattagttttaaaattcagTTTTCTTTTTTGTTAACGTGTGTAAAGTTAAATAGTGATACTTCCACTTTAGGTACTCTGTTagaatttacatatatattatataagctttaAATTGCTAACTAtattctataacataatatataactagacGATATGGCTAGTTTATGGTTATAgtgttattgttatacataaaatataaatcagatataatatttagtcaagTTTATCAAGTAAAATTTGACATACTCGTATCATAAAATCACAATAGATTAATATTGATTACTATAATTCTGAAATAATCATAGCCTAAATACCTTCTAAATctgttaaaaaatacttttattctcACTCCTTGGTACATTAAGGTTTATGAAACTACTTGTTCTAATTAATAATCTTTTACAAAAAACACGGTGGTtctcgattaaaaaaaaaaaaatgtttgtattgccACTGTATACTTGTTATTATGAAATACATACTTACGAATTTCAgggttgaaataaatatttttagttaaacgATACAATGGTAATATACAtgcctatagactatagtggaTCAGGCTGTCCATgcgtaggtaataggtattataacaatatgttgtTTTTCGTCCTCTATTATTCCTCTTATTTCTAGGTAACTATTTAATCAGTAGTCATCAACTGCTGCGGAGTATCActgcataaataataacaatattttactcaatatgatatattatattattattatctatgtgcACCGCTGCCGTTGATGCAGTTTCCGCGCAATCCATAGACCTATATTAGGTCAGGTTAGAGAACCTATAGCTCTATGTTTAGCCTCTCTatggtatgataatatattaatttatggccAATAATAGAGAGCCTTTATTATCTAGGCTCTCTAGCCAATAATATAAGTAGATGTTTTTCAACGAATATAAATATCATCCAGGATACTAATTtgattgtctttttttttttgaaaaatatttgaaatagtattcgaatatttttattcgttgggcATTGCGACTTACGCGAGACTCCAGCTCACCTGTTTCTTGTGTATCTCTTCCTTGTTGCTGTTCCGGAACGGCGGCGCGTTGTTGCACATTATGAACAGCACGACGCCGATCGCCCACACGTCCGCGGCCACCGGGTTGTAAGGCCGCTTGCCGTACAGGAGCTCGGGCGCCGAGTAGGTCATCGTGCCGCACACCGTGTTCGCCCCAGGATTTCGTCCTCGGTCCATGAACCTGGCAAACCCGAAGTCGGCTATCCGCAAGTTGTATCTCCTGGTCAGCAGTATGTTCTCGCACTTCAGGTCCCTGTGCACCACCCCCACGCCGTGCATGTACGAGAACGCCCACAGGATTTGCAACAGCCACGAGCGGATCTGTACCTCCGTCAGCTTCGTCTTCTGGAGGTACGTGGACATGTCACCGTTCTCCGCGTACTCCATGTTTATGTAGATCTTGTAACCGTTCTGGAACACGCTGTACACCTGCACTGGTGgacatatgttatattatatatgtcttTCAACGTGCGGTAATCCCATTGATATTGCCAACTAAGGACTAAAAAGTGTGTCAGGCCAGTCCGCCGCTGGTCTAATcataaatacgatttttttctcaGAAAGTTATTACTACGTGAAAgagagtttaaattattttagtttattttgatttattcaaactaaaatattatatccattatatatattactatagctGATTCCgggcacttcgttacccgttaaatgtacaaactgtatatgactcaaatgcGTTAATTGTTCAATGCGTCATTTAAcattcggtgtatgatgttctagatttatcttaacttttctgttgcccggaattaaaattctgattcgcagcagtatattatcaggtaagcaatctacctgcggtagatcgcggaccccgtgctgtttgtatgtaagtgtatgatttaactctataGAGTTATAAAGTATTTCTTTATAAAGTATCAAatagttataccaagtttgtcgtttttacttaattccacctacagtggattaatataatcaattagtacaaaatcctaacctaaccgtactaaaatccgatgaataaaaatttaaccctttttatatttatcctatcttcttcccagaggtatacacaaacatgcatttatatataatatatatattgacaaaaataataatacaaatcaacaaacatgcatGGACTGTGTGGGCTGAGCCCCCTGACTAAGATTTAGTCCCCCAACAATATcccttattgatttatatataatcctCTTACGGGTTATTTtaagatgattattattattaccatttagaAACTATAGAGTATGCGGACAACATCAAAAGGGATAAAATCGACAATCCAGACAAGTTgactaaaattatttcattactgCTTCTATTTTCTAAGGTCTAAggttaataataaaacgatagaTCAACTGAAAAAagcttatttaaaatatttaataagtggcctatgatatattatgatatgcacctcaatatcatataatattgaaatattagtatagtataatattacttttagattctgagtggaacgatgaatgtattgattttacaatgatgtgtgttttttttctttttttctttttttcttttttatttctttttttcttttttNNNNNNNNNNNNNNNNNNNNNNNNNNNNNNNNNNNNNNNNNNNNNNNNNNNNNNNNNNNNNNNNNNNNNNNNNNNNNNNNNNNNNNNNNNNNNNNNNNNNNNNNNNNNNNNNNNNNNNNNNNNNNNNNNNNNNNNNNNNNNNNNNNNNNNNNNNNNNNNNNNNNNNNNNNNNNNNNNNNNNNNNNNNNNNNNNNNNNNNNNNNNNNNNNNNNNNNNNNNNNNNNNNNNNNNNNNNNNNNNNNNNNNNNNNNNNNNNNNNNNNNNNNNNNNNNNNNNNNNNNNNNNNNNNNNNNNNNNNNNNNNNNNNNNNNNNNNNNNNNNNNNNNNNNNNNNNNNNNNNNNNNNNNNNNNNNNNNNNNNNNNNNNNNNNNNNNNNNNNNNNNNNNNNNNNNNNNNNNNNNNNNNNNNNNNNNNNNNNNNNNNNNNNNNNNNNNNNNNNNNNN
This is a stretch of genomic DNA from Acyrthosiphon pisum isolate AL4f chromosome A3, pea_aphid_22Mar2018_4r6ur, whole genome shotgun sequence. It encodes these proteins:
- the LOC100164152 gene encoding testis-specific serine/threonine-protein kinase 3-like, whose translation is MEYAENGDMSTYLQKTKLTEVQIRSWLLQILWAFSYMHGVGVVHRDLKCENILLTRRYNLRIADFGFARFMDRGRNPGANTVCGTMTYSAPELLYGKRPYNPVAADVWAIGVVLFIMCNNAPPFRNSNKEEIHKKQMEKNFTFRRSLGRSRTLKDLTTTFLEPNFLKRTKIKTALQHPWIKEGNIKIPADVAITNETITASISEPIITETSLRVPAFHYQLSEYEKTISTDNELFTAVVKESEVIKPKTLKLKK